The [Limnothrix rosea] IAM M-220 genome includes the window ATAAGCTCCTTTACTTTACCCCTTTCCTGTCTTTTATTTTGATGCGATTACCCTGTGTTTTTATGCGAATCCACAATACGTTGTGCTTCCAAACCAATCCTTTCCAAAATAAACTCTTGATTAGGAATTTGTTCAGCAGTGAGAAGCTTTTTCATTTCTCCACCTGACTGCTCACGCACCATTTGATCAAACAATTCAACTAAAATCCAATCATAATCAGGCCTGAATTTACTGTGCTCAGCAACGCCTTCTAGCTTTTGTAGATAGCAACGAACAATTTGCTCTAAGTCTGGAACAACAACCCTAATAGTTCCTTTTGGTACAAGAACACGAAAACATTCATGCAAGAAACTCTTCGCTTGCTTTTTCTTTAAATGTTCCAGAAGGTGAGAATGATAAACCACTTC containing:
- a CDS encoding class I SAM-dependent methyltransferase, with product MQLMYLNLGCGSRFHEQWSNIDFKPNPPDVVGHNLLKGIPFKNQTFEVVYHSHLLEHLKKKQAKSFLHECFRVLVPKGTIRVVVPDLEQIVRCYLQKLEGVAEHSKFRPDYDWILVELFDQMVREQSGGEMKKLLTAEQIPNQEFILERIGLEAQRIVDSHKNTG